One window of Hujiaoplasma nucleasis genomic DNA carries:
- the gcvPA gene encoding aminomethyl-transferring glycine dehydrogenase subunit GcvPA, with protein MFKYFPHTKADIEKMLKSLNINSIDELFSELPKEVIYNSDYDIPSFMSEFELRNYFDKLSDQNKELTLFSGLGAYDHYQPAVIDALTSRQEFMTSYTPYQPEISQGTLQYIFEYQSMIQTLTGMDISNASMYDGATATAEACFMAASIRRRSKILVSRSLNPNTMKVIETYLKFKGIEWDYIETSNGVTDFESLKTKLDKDVAGVVVQNPNFFGYIESYEGFSDLLKENKSLFIMNSDISTLAVLKSPYEQGADIACGECQSLGLPVAFGGPYLGYLATNKEFVRKMPGRICGYTHDLDGQRAFVLTLQAREQHIRRSKANSNICSNQSLLALFVTVYLSVMGKKGLKKVNDLSYQGAHYLYDRLLKTKKFSDPFKQPFLKEFVLETSLSHDLIKEALLKHQIFGGFSLSHFGEEYDNLINFAVTEKRTKAEIDKLIEVLEGLS; from the coding sequence GATATTCCAAGCTTTATGTCAGAATTTGAGTTGAGAAATTATTTTGATAAGTTAAGTGATCAAAATAAAGAATTAACTCTATTTTCTGGTTTAGGGGCTTATGATCATTACCAACCTGCTGTTATTGATGCCTTAACATCTCGACAAGAGTTTATGACATCTTATACCCCATATCAACCTGAAATTTCTCAAGGTACCTTACAATATATTTTTGAATATCAGTCAATGATTCAAACATTAACAGGTATGGATATTTCTAATGCTTCTATGTATGATGGAGCAACAGCGACTGCAGAAGCATGTTTTATGGCTGCAAGCATCCGTAGAAGAAGTAAAATTTTAGTTTCTAGAAGCTTAAATCCTAATACGATGAAGGTCATAGAAACTTACTTGAAATTTAAGGGTATAGAATGGGATTATATTGAAACATCTAATGGTGTCACAGATTTTGAAAGTTTAAAAACTAAACTTGATAAAGATGTGGCTGGCGTAGTTGTTCAAAATCCTAACTTTTTTGGTTATATAGAATCATACGAAGGTTTTAGTGATTTGTTAAAAGAAAATAAATCACTTTTCATCATGAATTCTGATATATCTACACTTGCAGTATTAAAATCACCCTATGAACAAGGGGCAGATATTGCTTGTGGAGAATGTCAATCATTAGGTTTGCCAGTAGCATTTGGCGGTCCATATTTAGGTTATTTAGCAACAAATAAAGAATTTGTCAGAAAAATGCCTGGTAGAATTTGTGGTTATACACATGATTTAGATGGACAAAGAGCTTTTGTCTTAACCTTACAAGCTAGGGAACAACATATTAGGCGTTCCAAAGCGAATTCTAATATTTGTTCTAATCAGTCTTTATTAGCATTATTTGTGACTGTATATTTATCTGTTATGGGAAAAAAAGGTTTGAAAAAAGTTAATGATTTATCATATCAAGGAGCACATTACTTATATGATCGTTTACTAAAAACCAAGAAATTCTCAGATCCATTTAAACAACCATTTTTAAAAGAATTTGTATTAGAAACAAGTTTGTCTCATGATTTAATTAAAGAAGCTTTGTTAAAACATCAAATTTTTGGTGGTTTTTCTCTGTCTCATTTTGGTGAAGAATATGATAATTTAATTAACTTCGCTGTAACTGAAAAGAGAACAAAAGCAGAAATTGACAAGCTTATTGAAGTCTTGGAGGGATTATCATGA
- the gcvPB gene encoding aminomethyl-transferring glycine dehydrogenase subunit GcvPB, with protein sequence MIAYKKLIFELSKEDRVGYSLPPSRFTDYSIEDLSNSFKRESDLLLPEVSELDVLRHFTNISNKNFGVENGFYPLGSCTMKYNPKINEEIASLRAFRRLHPLQPISTVQGALKVYYELQKILSEVSGLHEFTLNSYAGAHGELVGLMVIKKYHEANQDFKRNKIIIPDSAHGTNPASVVVCGMEVIEIKSNERGRVSIDALKEAVKDRDDIAGMMLTNPNTLGIFEDDICEITKIIHQAGGLMYYDGANLNALLGKVRPGDMGFDVMHINLHKTFSTPHGGGGPGSGPVGVTKELAEYLPNPRIKKIEDHYYIENNGDAIGQISGFYGNYMIALRAYVYLLTLGKENIKLIGPYATLNANYIKEQLKSLYQLPIDGNCMHEVVFNGLVDKDTEVKTLDIAKRLLDYGMHAPTIYFPLLFPQAIMIEPTETESLQTMDEFISVMKDIAIEAKEHPERLKEAPTKTPIRRTDEVFAAKEMIFSYKDYLEYREKREE encoded by the coding sequence ATGATCGCTTACAAAAAATTGATTTTTGAACTATCCAAAGAAGATAGAGTTGGTTATTCATTACCACCTTCAAGATTTACAGATTATTCAATTGAAGATCTAAGTAATTCTTTTAAAAGAGAAAGTGATTTATTACTTCCTGAGGTTTCAGAATTAGATGTATTAAGACATTTTACAAATATTTCAAATAAGAACTTTGGTGTTGAAAATGGGTTTTATCCTTTAGGGTCTTGTACGATGAAGTATAACCCTAAAATAAACGAAGAAATTGCTTCTTTAAGAGCTTTTAGAAGATTACATCCTTTACAGCCTATATCTACAGTTCAAGGGGCTTTAAAAGTATATTATGAACTACAAAAGATTTTATCTGAAGTCTCTGGCCTACATGAGTTTACTTTAAATTCATATGCCGGCGCTCACGGCGAATTGGTTGGCTTAATGGTCATTAAGAAATATCATGAAGCAAATCAAGACTTTAAACGCAATAAAATTATTATTCCCGATTCAGCTCATGGAACTAATCCGGCTTCAGTTGTGGTTTGTGGCATGGAAGTAATCGAAATTAAATCCAATGAACGTGGTAGAGTTTCAATTGATGCTTTAAAAGAAGCTGTTAAAGATAGAGATGACATTGCTGGAATGATGTTAACTAATCCAAATACATTAGGTATTTTTGAAGATGATATTTGTGAAATTACAAAAATTATTCATCAAGCCGGTGGTTTAATGTACTATGATGGGGCGAACTTAAATGCTTTATTAGGAAAAGTAAGACCGGGGGATATGGGCTTTGATGTTATGCATATTAACTTACATAAAACATTCTCAACACCTCATGGTGGCGGTGGACCTGGTTCTGGTCCTGTTGGAGTCACAAAAGAATTAGCGGAATACTTACCAAATCCTCGTATCAAAAAAATTGAAGATCATTATTATATAGAAAATAATGGGGATGCTATTGGACAAATATCTGGTTTCTATGGTAATTACATGATTGCCTTAAGAGCCTATGTATATTTATTAACTTTAGGTAAAGAAAATATTAAATTAATAGGTCCTTATGCTACATTGAATGCCAATTACATCAAAGAACAACTTAAATCTTTATATCAATTACCTATAGATGGTAACTGTATGCATGAAGTTGTTTTTAATGGATTGGTGGATAAAGATACTGAAGTAAAGACTTTAGACATTGCAAAAAGACTTTTAGACTATGGTATGCATGCTCCAACTATTTATTTCCCTTTATTATTCCCTCAAGCAATTATGATAGAACCAACTGAAACCGAATCACTTCAAACCATGGATGAATTCATTTCGGTAATGAAGGATATTGCTATTGAAGCCAAAGAACACCCTGAAAGGCTTAAAGAAGCACCAACCAAAACTCCGATTAGAAGAACTGATGAAGTTTTCGCTGCTAAAGAAATGATATTCTCCTACAAAGACTATCTCGAATATAGAGAGAAAAGAGAAGAGTAA
- a CDS encoding CvpA family protein, with amino-acid sequence MNIFNLFGIFDVLIVIAVIAMIIMGWKKGFLLKIVELASGLFGLIASLLLTRPFSNLLDKWFGSDIETRIRDHLISKNPELSDNLTEPRLKEALEGLSMPDFITKWISDSIDYEEATRSIIEAITPLFKTMILIVIAFLTLFFGSMIIFFFLKLLSKAITRVPIIRQIDKVLGAFFGLFKVSMIIFVLLLLLSFVLAIPAINNAIGDFVYVDMQLSTDSFRLSKWLYNNNIFRFIINIFLSII; translated from the coding sequence ATGAATATTTTTAATCTATTTGGTATTTTTGATGTCCTAATAGTGATTGCGGTTATCGCCATGATCATTATGGGCTGGAAAAAAGGGTTTTTATTAAAAATTGTTGAATTAGCTTCTGGCTTATTTGGCCTAATAGCTTCTTTATTGCTGACTAGACCTTTCTCTAATTTACTGGATAAATGGTTTGGTTCTGATATTGAAACACGAATTCGTGATCATTTAATCTCTAAAAACCCTGAACTTTCAGACAACTTGACAGAACCTCGCTTAAAAGAAGCATTAGAAGGCTTAAGTATGCCTGATTTTATTACTAAATGGATTAGTGATTCAATTGATTACGAAGAAGCAACACGATCTATTATTGAAGCGATCACTCCTTTATTTAAAACGATGATATTGATTGTGATTGCCTTCCTTACACTATTCTTTGGATCAATGATTATATTTTTCTTTTTGAAACTACTATCTAAAGCCATTACAAGAGTACCAATTATTAGACAAATTGATAAAGTATTAGGTGCTTTTTTCGGGCTATTTAAAGTAAGTATGATTATCTTTGTATTGTTGTTATTATTAAGTTTTGTATTAGCCATACCAGCTATCAATAACGCTATTGGTGATTTTGTATATGTTGATATGCAACTAAGCACAGATAGTTTTAGGTTATCTAAGTGGCTCTACAATAATAATATTTTTAGGTTTATAATTAATATATTCTTATCGATAATTTAA
- a CDS encoding sensor domain-containing diguanylate cyclase, producing MSFFSTQTDKLTSFSASKLNEGWDIRVDSDFVGTVNLPRVVEAEKNSIVSASRLLTADFNQPQTILIRGSLQNVIVKLNDSIIYEKSFEDNIFNTYASIYHFVDIPEASSGSTIEIILVSPYKNMSGTLNEIHYGPPSTIYQHLISQHAYKLNVSLLMILISFIFALINLIFFNKQSQHNAYLGIFGIFISLWLLAESRILQLYINNDFLIGSLAYVSLAASPIAATAFLKTYIFKADKKLFSSLCVIYVINLVFIITSHISGLFAFFETVTITIVLISIGFLLTLYSLIREYSHRKDILSRNYLLLFSFFTVFLLLEVIGFANKNFTGTANYATSGILLMLIIAFISTILTLSNKIKEVYEKEIYEVIANTDQLTKAKSRFAFEKDIEKLFYNSTNHLALIYFDFDDLKFINDHFGHNEGDKTLIDGFNTIHSVFHDYGNCYRIGGDEFACLSEMINLDLFKSLKTELHYKLKEINKNSNYQIRISAGYTEQIHGEDQKPSDLLQRADQHMYIDKNKNKAQVKN from the coding sequence ATGTCTTTTTTTTCTACTCAAACCGATAAATTAACTTCTTTTTCTGCAAGCAAACTCAATGAAGGATGGGATATTAGAGTTGATTCTGATTTTGTTGGAACGGTTAACTTACCTAGAGTTGTTGAAGCAGAAAAGAATTCTATAGTGAGTGCTTCTAGACTACTTACTGCTGACTTTAATCAACCTCAAACCATTTTAATAAGAGGCTCTTTACAAAATGTCATAGTCAAACTCAATGATTCAATAATATATGAAAAAAGCTTTGAAGACAACATTTTTAATACTTATGCAAGTATCTATCATTTTGTAGATATTCCTGAAGCTTCATCAGGTTCAACCATTGAAATTATCCTAGTTTCTCCTTATAAAAATATGTCAGGAACCCTCAACGAAATTCATTACGGTCCACCATCAACTATTTATCAACATTTAATAAGTCAGCATGCATATAAATTAAACGTATCTTTACTGATGATTCTCATATCATTTATTTTCGCACTCATCAATTTAATATTTTTTAACAAACAATCTCAACATAACGCATATCTAGGTATTTTTGGTATTTTCATCTCTTTATGGTTATTAGCTGAAAGTAGAATCTTACAATTGTATATAAATAATGACTTCTTAATAGGCTCTTTAGCTTATGTCTCTTTAGCAGCTTCACCCATCGCCGCAACCGCATTTTTAAAAACCTATATTTTCAAAGCAGATAAAAAATTATTTAGTAGCCTATGTGTTATTTATGTAATCAATTTAGTATTCATCATCACTTCTCACATCAGTGGATTATTTGCCTTTTTTGAAACAGTAACAATAACCATTGTATTAATTTCTATCGGCTTCTTGCTTACCCTATATTCGCTTATTAGAGAATATTCTCATAGAAAAGATATACTCTCTAGAAACTATTTACTTTTATTCTCATTTTTTACAGTTTTCTTATTATTAGAAGTGATTGGCTTTGCTAACAAGAATTTTACAGGCACAGCTAACTATGCTACTTCGGGTATCCTATTGATGCTCATTATCGCTTTTATTTCGACAATATTAACCTTATCTAATAAGATTAAGGAAGTATATGAAAAAGAAATTTACGAAGTGATTGCCAATACCGATCAACTTACCAAAGCCAAAAGTCGATTTGCTTTTGAAAAAGATATAGAAAAACTCTTTTATAACTCCACTAATCATCTTGCATTAATTTACTTTGATTTTGATGACTTAAAATTTATTAATGATCATTTTGGTCATAATGAAGGTGATAAGACGCTTATTGATGGGTTCAATACAATTCATTCTGTTTTTCACGATTATGGAAACTGTTACAGAATCGGAGGAGATGAATTTGCTTGCTTAAGTGAAATGATTAATTTAGATTTGTTTAAGTCGCTTAAAACAGAACTCCACTATAAGTTAAAAGAAATAAATAAAAATTCAAACTATCAAATTAGGATATCTGCTGGCTATACTGAGCAAATACATGGGGAAGATCAAAAACCATCTGATTTACTACAAAGAGCTGACCAGCACATGTATATTGACAAAAACAAAAATAAAGCACAAGTTAAAAATTAA
- the ispG gene encoding flavodoxin-dependent (E)-4-hydroxy-3-methylbut-2-enyl-diphosphate synthase, whose amino-acid sequence MYTRDITKAVQVGNICIGGSSNVIIQSMTNTKTRDIEATVNQIHKLENAGCQIVRVAVLTFADAEAIREIKKHINIPIVADIHFDYKLALKSIASGADKIRINPGNIGSDENVKAVVDACKEKKIPIRIGINSGSIEKHILEHYKKPTPEAMVASAKYHVELLEKYNFYDIIISLKASNVLTTIEANRLAAQTFPYPLHLGITEAGTDFSGTISSSIGLGILLSQGIGSTIRVSLTAEPEKEIHVAKEILANLNLYKKPKLVSCPTCGRIQYNMIPIVQEIELFLQTIQKDITVAIMGCVVNGPGEAKEANIAVAGGKDEALLFIDGVKQKKIKQENLVQVLKQVILDY is encoded by the coding sequence ATGTATACTAGAGATATAACAAAAGCAGTACAAGTTGGCAATATTTGTATTGGTGGCAGTTCAAATGTAATTATTCAATCTATGACCAACACTAAAACAAGAGATATTGAAGCTACTGTTAATCAGATACATAAATTAGAAAATGCTGGTTGTCAAATAGTTAGAGTTGCAGTTTTAACTTTTGCTGACGCAGAGGCAATCAGGGAAATTAAGAAACACATCAATATCCCTATTGTAGCTGACATTCATTTTGATTATAAATTAGCCTTAAAATCGATTGCTTCTGGTGCTGATAAAATAAGAATTAATCCTGGAAATATCGGTTCTGATGAAAATGTAAAGGCAGTGGTAGATGCATGTAAAGAAAAGAAAATACCTATACGTATTGGGATTAATTCTGGCTCTATTGAAAAACACATCTTAGAACACTACAAAAAACCTACTCCTGAAGCCATGGTTGCTTCAGCTAAGTATCATGTTGAATTATTAGAAAAGTATAATTTTTATGATATTATTATTTCTTTAAAAGCTTCAAATGTTTTAACTACCATTGAAGCTAATAGATTAGCTGCTCAAACTTTCCCTTACCCTCTTCACTTAGGGATTACAGAAGCAGGAACTGATTTTTCAGGAACCATCTCTTCTTCTATAGGATTAGGTATTCTTTTAAGTCAAGGTATCGGATCAACCATTAGAGTATCCTTAACTGCTGAACCTGAAAAAGAGATTCATGTTGCCAAAGAAATTCTTGCTAATTTAAATTTATATAAAAAGCCTAAATTAGTATCATGTCCTACTTGTGGCCGAATTCAGTACAATATGATTCCAATTGTTCAAGAAATCGAATTGTTCTTACAGACCATTCAAAAAGATATCACTGTAGCTATCATGGGTTGTGTTGTCAATGGGCCGGGCGAAGCTAAAGAAGCAAATATTGCAGTTGCAGGCGGAAAAGATGAAGCATTGTTATTCATTGACGGTGTAAAGCAAAAAAAAATTAAACAAGAGAATTTAGTTCAAGTTTTAAAACAAGTCATACTAGATTATTAG
- a CDS encoding branched-chain amino acid aminotransferase: MEDYKNLGFNVRDTFGNYISYYKDGKWDEGKIQKEDTITISAFSTALHYGQQAFEGLKAYRTKDGKINLFRVDENAKRLQNSCDQILMPKVPTEKFIDAIKQVVKVNEELVPPYGYGASLYIRPYVIGVGRNLGVKAAPEYIFGVLCSPVGSYFKGGLSPVNFVVTDRDRAAPNGTGQVKVGGNYAASLYSHRQAKEAGYADCIYLDPLTHTKIDEVGAANFFAVTKDMTFVTPSSSSILPSITKKSLMHIAKEYLNMNVEVRDVYINNLDEFSEAGACGTAAAITPIGRIDYHNQQHVFYSETEVGPVTRKLYDTLTGIYFGDIKAPEGWITQL, encoded by the coding sequence TTGGAAGATTACAAAAATTTAGGGTTTAATGTTAGAGATACTTTTGGAAATTATATTTCTTACTACAAAGATGGAAAATGGGATGAAGGCAAGATTCAAAAAGAAGATACAATTACAATTTCTGCATTTTCTACAGCATTACATTATGGACAACAAGCTTTTGAAGGATTGAAAGCTTATAGAACAAAAGATGGTAAAATTAATTTATTCAGAGTTGATGAAAATGCAAAAAGACTTCAAAACTCATGTGATCAAATATTGATGCCAAAAGTGCCTACAGAGAAATTTATTGATGCAATTAAACAAGTTGTAAAAGTAAATGAAGAATTAGTGCCACCTTATGGATATGGAGCGTCACTATATATAAGACCCTATGTCATTGGCGTAGGTAGAAATTTAGGAGTTAAAGCAGCTCCTGAGTATATTTTTGGTGTCTTATGCTCTCCAGTAGGTTCTTATTTTAAAGGTGGTTTATCACCTGTTAATTTTGTTGTTACTGATAGAGACAGAGCAGCGCCTAATGGAACTGGACAAGTTAAAGTTGGTGGAAATTACGCTGCTAGTTTATATTCTCACAGACAAGCTAAAGAAGCTGGTTATGCAGACTGTATTTATTTAGATCCATTAACACATACTAAGATCGATGAAGTTGGAGCAGCAAACTTTTTCGCTGTTACAAAAGATATGACTTTTGTAACACCAAGTTCTTCAAGTATCCTTCCTAGTATTACCAAGAAAAGTTTAATGCATATAGCAAAAGAGTATTTAAATATGAATGTAGAAGTTAGAGATGTATATATCAATAATCTTGATGAATTTTCTGAAGCGGGTGCTTGTGGAACTGCAGCTGCTATTACTCCTATAGGCAGGATAGATTACCATAATCAACAACATGTTTTTTATAGTGAAACTGAAGTTGGACCTGTGACAAGAAAGTTATATGATACTTTAACTGGTATATATTTTGGAGATATTAAAGCTCCAGAAGGTTGGATTACTCAATTATAA
- the gdhA gene encoding NADP-specific glutamate dehydrogenase, producing MFKSNYLSNLFQEVKERYVTQPEFLQAVEEFFDAMDPIVNEDPNIEKHAIMERLIEPERIVKFRVTWFDDNGKINVNRGYRVQFNSAIGPYKGGIRFHPSVNESILKFLGFEQTFKNSLTGLPMGGGKGGADFDPRGKSDNEIMRFCQNFMQELYRHIGPDTDVPAGDIGVGFREIGYMYGMYRKIRNENTGVLTGKGLTYGGSLVRKEATGYGLLYFVEEMLAKYREETIEGKKVIISGAGKVAMHAALKARELGATVVAMSDINGYVYHKNGLDISLIAKLTENNPEFTTQYKDYHSGAEYGKSPKDVWTKPCDIALPCATQNELPIESAKALVKNGCYLVCEGANMPTTLEATHYLQEKDILFGPGKAANAGGVAVSGLEMTQNAMHTPWTYEELDKKLKDTMKSIFEKSYEAAEKYADPRNLVVGANVAGFMRVYDAMVAQGVI from the coding sequence TTGTTTAAAAGTAATTATTTATCAAACTTATTTCAAGAAGTGAAAGAAAGATATGTTACACAACCGGAATTTTTACAAGCGGTTGAAGAATTTTTTGATGCTATGGATCCAATTGTAAATGAAGATCCTAACATTGAAAAGCATGCTATTATGGAAAGATTAATTGAACCAGAAAGAATTGTTAAATTCAGAGTTACTTGGTTTGATGATAATGGCAAGATTAATGTTAATAGAGGTTATAGAGTACAGTTTAATTCTGCAATAGGTCCATATAAAGGCGGAATTAGATTTCATCCTTCTGTGAATGAATCTATTTTAAAATTTTTAGGTTTCGAACAAACTTTCAAAAACTCTTTAACAGGATTACCAATGGGCGGCGGAAAAGGTGGCGCTGATTTTGATCCTAGAGGAAAGAGTGATAATGAAATAATGAGATTCTGTCAAAACTTTATGCAAGAGTTATATCGCCATATTGGTCCTGATACAGATGTTCCTGCTGGAGATATTGGTGTAGGTTTTAGAGAAATCGGATATATGTATGGAATGTATAGAAAAATCAGAAATGAAAATACTGGGGTTTTAACTGGTAAAGGTTTAACTTATGGTGGCTCTTTAGTTCGTAAAGAAGCTACTGGTTATGGTTTATTATATTTTGTTGAAGAAATGTTAGCTAAATATCGTGAAGAAACCATTGAAGGTAAAAAAGTTATTATTTCTGGTGCTGGAAAAGTTGCTATGCACGCAGCATTAAAAGCAAGAGAATTAGGCGCGACTGTCGTAGCTATGTCTGATATTAATGGATATGTTTACCATAAAAATGGTTTAGATATTTCATTAATTGCAAAATTAACTGAAAATAACCCTGAATTTACAACACAATACAAAGACTATCATTCAGGTGCAGAATACGGAAAAAGTCCTAAAGATGTTTGGACAAAACCTTGTGATATAGCTCTACCTTGTGCTACACAAAATGAGTTACCGATTGAATCTGCAAAAGCTTTAGTAAAAAATGGCTGCTACTTAGTATGTGAAGGTGCCAATATGCCTACTACTTTAGAAGCTACACATTATTTACAAGAAAAAGATATTCTATTTGGACCTGGTAAAGCAGCTAATGCTGGAGGCGTTGCAGTTTCTGGATTAGAAATGACACAAAATGCTATGCATACTCCATGGACTTATGAAGAATTAGATAAAAAACTTAAAGATACAATGAAATCAATTTTCGAAAAGTCATATGAAGCTGCTGAAAAATATGCAGACCCTCGTAATTTAGTAGTTGGGGCAAATGTTGCTGGATTTATGAGAGTTTATGACGCAATGGTCGCACAAGGAGTCATCTAA
- a CDS encoding DUF1015 domain-containing protein: protein MSFIVTPKILLPVSSINKEKWAVIACDQFTSEPEYWDELKTLVDNVPSTYHLILPEAYLDDEPVHRVEKINYNMDLYLKNNLFEEHEAFILVERQTPHVKKRLGLVIAIDLEEYQYEEGKIGKIKATEKTVPERIPPRVKIREKAPIELPHVLVLMDDLNESIITNLYKNKNKLEKLYDFKLNMDGGHLRGYKVTNTSEIIQQIENLSDDLNLIVGDGNHSLASAKVCWENIKKELPESEWSNHPARYALVELISLYDDGLTFEPIHRVLFNADINVIKTLENNLSGNALLDIYYQNNVYKINVPENPFNAIKEIQVILDEYISRNKYIEIDFVHGMDSLKKIVKNNKDSVGITMPALKREMLLPYIRENGVLPRKSFSLGEAVEKRYYMESKKILK from the coding sequence ATGTCTTTTATTGTCACCCCAAAAATATTATTGCCGGTTTCTTCAATCAATAAGGAAAAATGGGCAGTCATAGCTTGTGATCAGTTTACGTCTGAACCGGAATATTGGGATGAATTAAAAACATTGGTGGATAATGTGCCTTCTACATATCATCTAATCCTTCCTGAGGCTTATTTAGATGATGAACCAGTTCATCGGGTTGAAAAAATCAATTACAATATGGATTTATACTTAAAAAATAATTTGTTTGAAGAACATGAAGCTTTTATACTTGTTGAGAGACAAACACCTCATGTCAAGAAACGTTTGGGATTAGTTATTGCGATTGATTTAGAAGAATACCAATATGAAGAAGGAAAAATTGGAAAAATTAAAGCTACAGAAAAAACTGTGCCTGAAAGAATTCCACCAAGAGTAAAAATTAGAGAAAAAGCCCCAATTGAGTTGCCTCATGTACTTGTACTTATGGATGACTTAAATGAGTCAATTATCACTAATCTTTATAAAAATAAAAACAAATTAGAAAAATTATATGATTTTAAATTAAATATGGATGGTGGCCATCTTAGAGGCTACAAAGTAACAAACACAAGTGAGATTATTCAACAAATAGAAAATTTATCTGACGATTTAAATTTAATTGTTGGTGATGGTAATCATTCACTTGCTTCTGCTAAAGTATGCTGGGAGAATATAAAAAAAGAATTACCTGAATCAGAATGGTCAAATCATCCAGCGAGATATGCTTTGGTTGAACTAATTAGCTTGTATGATGATGGTTTAACTTTTGAACCTATCCATAGGGTTTTGTTTAATGCAGATATTAATGTTATTAAAACTTTAGAGAACAATTTAAGCGGGAATGCTTTATTAGATATTTATTATCAAAATAATGTTTACAAAATCAATGTTCCTGAAAATCCTTTTAACGCCATTAAAGAAATTCAAGTGATTTTAGATGAATATATTTCACGAAACAAGTACATTGAAATTGATTTTGTGCATGGAATGGATAGTTTGAAGAAAATTGTAAAGAATAATAAAGATAGTGTAGGGATTACGATGCCTGCCTTAAAAAGAGAAATGTTACTTCCGTATATTAGAGAAAATGGTGTTTTGCCAAGAAAATCTTTTTCTTTAGGTGAAGCTGTTGAAAAAAGATATTATATGGAAAGTAAAAAAATATTGAAATAA
- the serC gene encoding 3-phosphoserine/phosphohydroxythreonine transaminase has product MKRVYNFSAGPAVLPEAVLKKAAEELYIYQDTGMSVMEMSHRSKAYLQIITDAEANLRKLMNVPDNYKILFLQGGAHTQFSMVPLNLMKNKKADFITTGSWAKKALKEAKKYLKANEVASSEDKMFSYIPDLKNLNFDPEADYVHICENNTIYGTKYHELPDTKGVDLVSDMSSCILSEPIDVSKYALIYAGAQKNIGPAGTTIVIIREDLVTKNYPEYTPLMLQYDIHVEKESMYNTPPTYGIYMCGLVFKHLLENGGIEAMYEHNKKKAAILYDYLDQSKMFKPTVVKKDRSLMNVTFNTGNDELNKKFVVEAEKNDLVNLKGHRSVGGMRASIYNAMSIEGVEALVNFMRKFESENLS; this is encoded by the coding sequence ATGAAAAGAGTTTATAACTTTTCAGCAGGACCAGCAGTTTTACCTGAAGCGGTATTAAAAAAAGCTGCAGAAGAATTGTATATTTATCAAGATACTGGAATGTCTGTGATGGAAATGTCACACCGTTCTAAAGCCTATTTACAAATCATTACTGATGCTGAGGCTAATCTAAGAAAGTTAATGAATGTTCCAGATAATTATAAAATACTGTTTTTACAAGGTGGAGCACACACTCAATTTTCAATGGTCCCTTTAAATTTAATGAAAAATAAAAAGGCTGATTTTATTACCACAGGTTCATGGGCTAAAAAAGCTTTGAAAGAGGCAAAAAAATACTTAAAAGCAAATGAAGTTGCATCTTCTGAAGATAAAATGTTTTCTTATATTCCAGACCTTAAAAACTTAAATTTTGATCCAGAAGCGGATTATGTACATATTTGTGAAAACAATACGATCTATGGAACTAAATATCATGAATTGCCAGATACAAAAGGTGTGGATTTAGTATCAGATATGTCTTCTTGTATTTTGTCTGAACCAATTGATGTTAGTAAGTATGCCCTAATTTATGCAGGTGCGCAAAAAAATATTGGACCTGCAGGAACAACAATAGTTATTATTAGAGAAGATTTAGTAACTAAGAATTATCCTGAATATACTCCTTTAATGTTACAATATGATATTCATGTTGAAAAAGAATCTATGTACAATACACCACCAACTTATGGGATATATATGTGTGGACTAGTTTTCAAACATTTACTTGAAAATGGTGGTATCGAAGCTATGTATGAGCACAATAAGAAAAAAGCTGCCATACTTTATGATTACTTAGATCAATCAAAAATGTTTAAACCAACAGTAGTTAAAAAAGATCGTTCATTAATGAATGTTACTTTTAACACAGGAAATGATGAATTGAATAAAAAATTCGTAGTAGAAGCTGAGAAAAATGATTTGGTAAATTTAAAAGGACACCGTTCAGTAGGTGGAATGAGAGCATCAATATACAATGCAATGTCAATTGAAGGTGTTGAAGCTTTAGTCAACTTCATGAGAAAATTTGAAAGTGAGAATTTATCATGA